The following are encoded together in the Serratia sp. UGAL515B_01 genome:
- the pntB gene encoding Re/Si-specific NAD(P)(+) transhydrogenase subunit beta — protein MSGGLVTAAYIVAAILFIFSLAGLSRHETSKQGNLFGVAGMAIALIATILGPDSGNVGWIIIAMIIGGTIGIYLAKKVEMTEMPELVAVLHSFVGLAAVLVGFNSYLDHGAAMEPVMVSIHLTEVFLGIFIGAVTFTGSIVAFGKLRGIISSKPLMLPHRHKLNLAALVVSFLLLMMFVRTNSVGLEVFALLIMTVIALIFGWHLVASIGGADMPVVVSMLNSYSGWAAAAAGFMLSNDLLIVTGALVGSSGAILSYIMCKAMNRSFISVIAGGFGTDGSSTGNADEMGEYRETTAEEVAEQLKNSTSVIITPGYGMAVAQAQYPVAEITEKLRARGIIVRFGIHPVAGRLPGHMNVLLAEAKVPYDVVLEMDEINEDFPDTDTVLVIGANDTVNPAALEDPRSPIAGMPVLEVWKAQNVIAFKRSMNTGYAGVQNPLFFKENTQMLFGDAKESVEAILRAL, from the coding sequence ATGTCTGGTGGATTAGTTACAGCAGCATACATTGTTGCCGCTATTTTGTTCATTTTCAGCCTGGCAGGGCTTTCGCGCCATGAAACATCTAAACAGGGTAACCTGTTCGGTGTTGCCGGGATGGCGATAGCGTTGATCGCCACCATCCTCGGGCCAGATTCAGGCAACGTGGGCTGGATTATTATTGCCATGATCATCGGCGGTACCATCGGTATTTATCTGGCGAAGAAAGTTGAAATGACCGAAATGCCAGAACTGGTGGCTGTGCTGCACAGCTTCGTGGGTTTGGCTGCTGTGTTAGTTGGCTTTAACAGTTATCTGGATCATGGGGCTGCCATGGAGCCGGTGATGGTGAGTATTCATCTTACCGAAGTATTCCTGGGGATCTTCATTGGTGCAGTAACCTTTACCGGTTCTATTGTTGCATTCGGCAAACTGCGCGGCATTATCTCTTCTAAACCGCTGATGTTGCCGCATCGTCATAAACTGAACCTGGCAGCGCTGGTTGTTTCCTTCCTATTGCTGATGATGTTTGTTCGTACCAACAGCGTTGGGTTGGAAGTATTCGCACTGCTGATCATGACCGTGATTGCGTTGATTTTCGGCTGGCATTTGGTTGCCTCTATCGGCGGGGCAGATATGCCAGTTGTGGTATCGATGCTTAACTCTTACTCAGGTTGGGCAGCGGCAGCGGCAGGCTTTATGTTGAGCAACGACCTGTTAATAGTAACCGGTGCCTTAGTGGGCTCTTCAGGTGCCATCCTGTCGTACATCATGTGTAAGGCAATGAACCGTTCCTTTATCAGTGTGATCGCCGGTGGTTTCGGTACTGATGGTTCTTCTACCGGTAATGCGGACGAGATGGGTGAATACCGTGAAACCACAGCGGAAGAAGTGGCTGAACAGTTGAAGAACTCAACTTCTGTTATTATCACTCCAGGCTATGGTATGGCGGTCGCACAGGCGCAATATCCGGTGGCGGAAATCACCGAGAAACTTCGCGCACGCGGTATCATAGTGCGTTTTGGTATTCACCCGGTTGCTGGGCGTTTGCCAGGCCATATGAACGTGCTGTTGGCGGAAGCCAAGGTACCTTATGATGTGGTGCTGGAAATGGATGAAATCAACGAAGATTTCCCAGACACCGATACCGTGTTGGTCATTGGTGCTAACGATACGGTAAACCCAGCTGCGCTGGAAGATCCGCGTAGCCCAATTGCCGGTATGCCAGTGTTGGAAGTGTGGAAAGCGCAAAACGTTATTGCTTTCAAACGCTCAATGAATACAGGTTATGCGGGGGTGCAGAATCCGTTGTTCTTTAAAGAAAACACCCAAATGCTGTTTGGCGATGCCAAAGAGAGTGTGGAAGCGATTTTACGAGCACTGTAA
- the pntA gene encoding Re/Si-specific NAD(P)(+) transhydrogenase subunit alpha, protein MRIGVPRERLANEARVAATPKTVEQLLKLGFTVAIESAAGKLASFEDAAYQASGAIITDTADVWQSDLILKVNAPQEDEITLMREGCTLVSFIWPAQNPELMAKLAARKVTVMAMDSVPRISRAQSLDALSSMANIAGYRAIVEAAHEFGRFFTGQITAAGKVPPAKVMIIGAGVAGLAAIGAAGSLGAIVRAFDTRPEVKEQVQSMGAEFLELDFEEEAGSGDGYAKVMSEAFIKAEMALFAAQAQEVDIIVTTALIPGKPAPKLITKEMVASMKPGSVIVDLAAQTGGNCELTVADRITVTDNGVKIIGYTDLPSRLPTQSSQLYGTNLVNLLKLLSKEKDGEINIDFEDTVIRGVTVVRDGEITWPAPPIQVSAQPQQAQSTAPIEKVEKKPTSPWVKYCLIALAIVLFGWFANSAPKEFLSHFTVFALACVVGYYVVWNVSHALHTPLMSVTNAISGIIVVGALLQIGHGGWVTFFSFIAVLIASINIFGGFTVTQRMLKMFRKN, encoded by the coding sequence ATGCGTATTGGTGTACCAAGAGAACGGTTGGCCAATGAAGCCCGTGTTGCAGCAACGCCGAAAACGGTAGAACAACTGCTGAAACTGGGCTTTACCGTCGCGATCGAAAGTGCGGCGGGTAAACTGGCAAGTTTTGAAGATGCTGCTTATCAAGCCTCTGGGGCGATAATTACCGATACTGCCGATGTGTGGCAGTCGGATCTCATCCTGAAGGTTAACGCGCCACAAGAGGATGAAATCACGTTAATGCGTGAAGGGTGCACGCTAGTCAGCTTTATCTGGCCTGCGCAAAACCCCGAATTGATGGCGAAACTGGCAGCCCGCAAAGTGACTGTCATGGCTATGGATTCCGTGCCGCGAATATCGCGCGCGCAGTCCTTAGATGCATTGAGTTCAATGGCCAATATCGCGGGTTACCGCGCTATTGTTGAAGCTGCTCACGAGTTTGGTCGCTTCTTTACCGGGCAGATTACCGCGGCAGGTAAGGTTCCACCAGCGAAGGTGATGATTATCGGTGCTGGCGTAGCCGGCCTTGCTGCTATCGGTGCAGCGGGCAGTTTGGGTGCCATCGTTCGTGCCTTTGATACCCGTCCGGAAGTTAAAGAACAAGTCCAGAGCATGGGGGCAGAATTCCTCGAGTTGGATTTTGAGGAAGAAGCAGGCAGCGGCGATGGTTATGCCAAGGTGATGTCTGAAGCCTTTATTAAAGCAGAGATGGCCCTTTTTGCTGCTCAGGCGCAGGAAGTAGATATCATTGTCACCACCGCACTGATCCCTGGTAAACCTGCACCCAAGCTGATTACTAAAGAGATGGTGGCTTCGATGAAACCGGGCAGCGTTATTGTTGATCTGGCTGCTCAGACCGGTGGTAACTGTGAACTGACGGTAGCCGATCGAATAACCGTGACTGACAACGGTGTAAAGATAATTGGTTATACTGACCTGCCGAGCCGCCTGCCGACACAGTCGTCACAGCTTTACGGTACCAATCTGGTTAACCTTCTGAAACTGTTGTCGAAAGAGAAAGACGGCGAAATCAATATCGATTTTGAAGACACCGTGATCCGTGGCGTGACCGTGGTACGTGATGGTGAGATCACTTGGCCAGCACCACCAATTCAGGTTTCTGCTCAGCCTCAGCAGGCGCAATCAACTGCACCAATCGAAAAAGTAGAAAAAAAACCAACATCGCCATGGGTGAAATACTGCCTAATCGCGTTGGCGATTGTGTTGTTTGGCTGGTTCGCCAACTCAGCACCGAAAGAGTTCCTTTCTCACTTTACGGTGTTCGCGCTGGCCTGTGTGGTAGGTTACTACGTGGTCTGGAATGTCAGTCATGCTTTGCATACGCCATTGATGTCGGTTACTAACGCGATCTCAGGAATTATTGTGGTTGGTGCCTTATTGCAGATCGGCCATGGCGGATGGGTGACGTTTTTCTCCTTTATCGCCGTGCTGATTGCCAGCATCAACATTTTTGGTGGATTCACCGTCACTCAGCGCATGCTGAAGATGTTCCGCAAAAACTAA
- the ydgH gene encoding DUF1471 family protein YdgH: protein MKLKTTIIASALLSLTALSVHAAQELTPEKAAAIKPFDRITITDRFNAIYEAVDAVSRRADKLGADAFYIQDMNSSNSGGNWRVTADLYHKDAPEVSKETQYRVINGVKELPKDEAFLLEPYDTVTISGFFRSQPDINDSISKAAQKKGAASFFIVRQVDANKGGNQFITAFIYKADAPKRIVQSPDAVPADSEAGRALLAAGGAEAAKVEIPGVASSGSPSRAIGRFFETQSSTGERYTVTLPDGTKIQEVNNVTAAQMVPFDSVSFTGHFNSMTDVSHEVAKRAAAKGAKYYHLTRQWQNQSGGNLTVSADLFK from the coding sequence ATGAAGCTGAAGACCACGATCATCGCATCAGCCTTGTTATCACTCACTGCGCTTTCTGTACATGCCGCGCAGGAGCTAACCCCTGAAAAAGCAGCGGCTATCAAGCCGTTTGACCGCATTACCATTACAGACCGCTTTAATGCTATCTATGAAGCTGTCGATGCAGTCTCGCGCCGGGCAGATAAACTGGGGGCCGACGCTTTTTATATTCAGGATATGAACAGCAGCAACAGTGGTGGTAACTGGCGGGTCACCGCAGACCTTTACCATAAAGATGCACCTGAAGTAAGCAAAGAAACCCAGTATCGAGTTATTAATGGCGTAAAAGAGTTGCCGAAAGACGAAGCCTTCCTGCTTGAACCTTACGATACTGTTACCATCAGCGGTTTCTTCCGCAGCCAGCCAGATATCAATGATTCCATCAGCAAAGCAGCACAGAAAAAAGGTGCCGCTTCGTTCTTTATCGTTCGTCAGGTTGATGCCAATAAGGGCGGCAATCAGTTCATTACCGCATTCATTTACAAAGCCGACGCCCCTAAACGCATCGTTCAGAGTCCAGACGCTGTTCCTGCGGACTCTGAAGCCGGACGAGCGTTATTGGCTGCGGGTGGTGCAGAAGCCGCCAAGGTTGAGATCCCAGGAGTTGCTTCTTCAGGCTCACCAAGCCGCGCTATTGGCCGCTTTTTTGAAACTCAATCTTCAACCGGTGAGCGTTATACAGTAACACTGCCTGATGGCACAAAAATCCAGGAAGTGAATAACGTGACCGCGGCACAGATGGTTCCATTTGATTCCGTAAGCTTTACTGGCCACTTCAACAGCATGACAGACGTTTCCCATGAAGTCGCCAAACGCGCAGCGGCTAAAGGTGCCAAATACTACCACCTCACGCGCCAGTGGCAGAATCAGAGCGGTGGCAACCTAACCGTAAGCGCTGATTTGTTTAAATAA
- a CDS encoding amino acid permease — MERKLGLTALTALVLSSMLGAGVFSLPQNMAEVASPSALLIGWAITGIGIFSLALAMLLLTRLRPDLDGGIFTYAREGFGELVGFCSAWGYWLCAVIANVSYLVIVFAALSLFTDRSGSVIFGDGNTWQALIAESLLLWLVHALVLRGVQTAASINLFATLAKLLPLALFAVLAAFAFKLDVFTLDFHGVALGTPVWQQVKDTMLITLWVFIGVEGAVVVSARAKHKKDVGRATLLAVISALAVYLVVTLLSLGVVPRSELAGMRNPSMAVLMVDLIGPWGDVIIATGLIISVCGAYLSWTIMAAEVPLLAAQHGAFPKILRKQNENHAPSASLWLTNGAVQIALVIIWLTGSNYNSLLTIASEMILVPYFLVGAFLFKVALKLQDTRLIIAAIGACLYGLWLLYAAGLAHLLMSVLLYAPGLLVFMYTRCENEDVGFLKNIEKVVICVLLAATVPASWFMLHYS; from the coding sequence TTGGAAAGAAAACTTGGGCTTACCGCATTAACCGCTTTAGTCCTTAGTTCAATGTTAGGGGCTGGCGTATTTAGCCTGCCGCAGAATATGGCTGAAGTTGCCAGCCCATCGGCATTGTTGATTGGTTGGGCTATTACCGGTATCGGTATTTTTTCCCTAGCCTTAGCCATGCTGCTATTAACACGTCTACGCCCCGATCTTGATGGAGGTATCTTCACTTATGCCAGAGAAGGGTTTGGCGAATTAGTCGGTTTCTGTTCAGCCTGGGGTTATTGGCTCTGCGCAGTGATTGCCAATGTTTCTTATCTAGTGATTGTATTCGCAGCTCTGAGCCTTTTTACCGACCGCAGCGGTAGTGTGATCTTCGGTGACGGCAATACCTGGCAGGCGCTAATCGCCGAGTCCTTGCTGCTGTGGTTGGTACATGCACTGGTGTTACGTGGGGTGCAGACTGCAGCAAGTATCAATTTGTTCGCCACCTTGGCTAAATTGCTCCCGCTCGCTTTGTTTGCCGTATTGGCCGCTTTCGCCTTCAAACTGGATGTGTTCACTCTGGATTTCCACGGCGTTGCACTTGGTACACCCGTTTGGCAACAGGTTAAGGACACCATGCTGATCACCCTATGGGTATTTATTGGCGTTGAAGGTGCGGTGGTAGTTTCAGCGAGGGCAAAACACAAAAAGGATGTAGGCCGCGCAACGCTGTTGGCGGTGATTTCAGCTTTAGCCGTTTATCTGGTTGTCACCCTACTCTCCCTTGGCGTTGTTCCGCGCAGTGAACTTGCAGGAATGCGCAATCCTTCAATGGCTGTGCTAATGGTTGACTTAATTGGCCCCTGGGGAGATGTAATCATTGCAACAGGCCTGATTATTTCAGTTTGCGGAGCCTATCTAAGTTGGACCATTATGGCCGCAGAGGTTCCCTTGTTAGCAGCTCAGCATGGCGCATTCCCGAAGATATTGCGCAAACAAAACGAAAACCATGCCCCTTCCGCTTCATTATGGCTGACCAATGGCGCCGTGCAAATTGCTCTGGTGATTATCTGGCTGACAGGCAGTAATTATAATTCGTTGTTGACCATCGCATCAGAAATGATACTCGTACCTTATTTTCTGGTGGGGGCATTTCTTTTTAAGGTCGCTCTCAAGCTCCAGGATACAAGGTTAATTATCGCCGCTATCGGTGCATGTCTATACGGGCTTTGGTTGCTTTACGCTGCTGGTTTGGCACACCTACTGATGTCAGTACTGCTGTATGCACCCGGATTACTGGTATTTATGTACACGCGCTGCGAAAATGAAGACGTTGGTTTTCTGAAAAATATCGAGAAAGTGGTTATTTGCGTGTTATTAGCTGCAACCGTTCCCGCAAGCTGGTTTATGCTGCATTATTCTTAG
- the folM gene encoding dihydromonapterin reductase, protein MAYHDSAPVLITGGARRIGLALALSFLQRNIPVIISYRSETPALVHLKGLGAICLQGDFSTHEGIYHFAEQIKQVAPKLRTVVHNASTWMAESTAVPAEQVMSAMLQVHVYTPYLLNQLLEPCLLGQGHAGADIIHITDYVVEKGSDKHIAYAASKAALDNMTRSFARKLAPEVKVNAIAPALIMFKPDDNEMYRQQALEKSLMKIAPGEREIINLVDYLMNSRYVTGRTYAVDGGRPLR, encoded by the coding sequence ATGGCATATCATGACTCGGCACCAGTGCTGATTACCGGTGGTGCACGCCGAATTGGGCTGGCACTCGCCCTATCGTTTTTGCAACGTAATATCCCTGTAATCATTAGCTATCGCAGCGAGACTCCTGCATTAGTACATCTGAAAGGATTAGGAGCAATTTGCCTCCAAGGGGATTTTTCTACCCATGAAGGTATCTACCACTTTGCTGAACAGATAAAGCAAGTTGCTCCAAAATTGCGCACAGTGGTTCATAACGCCAGTACCTGGATGGCGGAGTCAACCGCTGTGCCTGCTGAACAAGTGATGTCAGCGATGCTGCAAGTTCATGTTTACACACCTTATCTACTAAACCAATTACTGGAACCTTGCTTACTTGGTCAAGGGCATGCTGGTGCCGACATCATTCATATTACCGACTACGTTGTAGAGAAAGGTAGCGACAAACACATTGCCTACGCCGCCAGTAAAGCTGCATTAGATAATATGACTCGCTCTTTTGCACGAAAACTGGCACCAGAAGTTAAGGTTAATGCCATTGCTCCCGCGTTGATCATGTTCAAACCGGACGACAATGAAATGTATCGCCAACAGGCGTTAGAGAAATCGCTGATGAAGATAGCACCTGGTGAACGTGAAATCATCAATCTGGTGGATTATCTGAT